The proteins below come from a single Gimesia alba genomic window:
- a CDS encoding CBS domain-containing protein, with protein sequence MTVGRICTRETDLVDADESVQVAAERMNARNVGTLIVLDQESHPVGLITDRDLALRIVGKGRDPIQTLVGEIMTQFPYHVSEETPIETALSKMRSGGFRRLPVVDADEKLVGVLSLDDILELLCSEFTEIGNLIRKESPRSLAHP encoded by the coding sequence ATGACCGTAGGCCGAATTTGCACCAGAGAAACGGACTTAGTCGATGCGGATGAATCAGTCCAGGTGGCAGCAGAACGCATGAATGCGCGAAATGTGGGAACGCTCATCGTACTGGATCAGGAATCGCATCCAGTCGGTCTGATTACCGACCGTGATCTGGCCTTGAGAATCGTGGGCAAAGGCCGCGATCCGATTCAAACGCTGGTCGGCGAGATCATGACTCAATTCCCTTACCATGTCAGCGAAGAGACACCCATAGAGACGGCACTTTCGAAAATGCGATCGGGCGGCTTTCGTCGACTACCTGTTGTCGATGCAGATGAAAAACTGGTCGGCGTGCTCTCACTCGATGACATTCTTGAGCTGCTCTGTTCTGAATTTACCGAGATCGGGAATCTCATCCGAAAAGAAAGCCCCCGCAGTCTGGCGCATCCTTAA
- a CDS encoding protein-L-isoaspartate(D-aspartate) O-methyltransferase, which yields MTEPTSNHDSDLWETARQKMVENQLRFRGISDPRVLDAMSRVPREKFVSPEQKQFAYNDCALPIDCSQTISQPYTVAFMCEAARLTGHENVLEVGTGSGYGAAVLSLLAHEVHTIERIPELVQQASARLTSLGYSNVHVYSSDGTLGVAEAAPFDAIIVTAGAETLPEPYVEQLNEGGRIIIPIGSETMGQTMYRYTLIKGELTQENLGAFAFVPLIGEYGWSR from the coding sequence ATGACCGAACCAACATCGAACCACGACAGTGATCTATGGGAAACGGCGCGACAAAAAATGGTCGAAAACCAGCTCCGATTTCGAGGCATCAGTGATCCTCGCGTGCTGGATGCCATGAGCCGCGTCCCGCGTGAGAAATTTGTTTCCCCCGAGCAGAAACAGTTCGCTTATAACGACTGTGCCCTCCCCATTGATTGCAGCCAGACGATCTCCCAGCCGTATACCGTCGCCTTTATGTGTGAAGCAGCTCGACTGACCGGGCATGAAAATGTGTTAGAAGTCGGCACTGGTTCCGGTTATGGGGCGGCTGTTTTATCTTTGCTCGCTCATGAAGTCCATACAATTGAACGCATCCCGGAATTAGTACAACAGGCGAGCGCACGACTGACGTCACTGGGATACTCCAACGTACACGTTTACAGTTCTGACGGAACATTGGGAGTCGCCGAAGCGGCTCCCTTTGACGCCATCATTGTCACTGCTGGAGCAGAAACTCTGCCGGAACCTTATGTCGAACAACTCAATGAAGGAGGCAGAATCATCATCCCCATCGGGTCAGAAACGATGGGACAAACCATGTACCGATACACGCTGATCAAAGGGGAATTAACACAGGAAAATCTGGGAGCGTTCGCCTTTGTTCCCCTGATCGGAGAATATGGCTGGTCGCGATGA
- a CDS encoding PAC2 family protein, translated as MIDDTEELSDPWLIAVWPGMGNVGLSAGYYLMAKLGMELLAEYSPPEYFDVDHVDVKRGLIRTGVRPRSRFFLWKDPRGKHDLVVLIGEAQPQFGKYSYCQKLIAYAQNDLGIQRVLTFAAMATAMHPDHESRVFSAVTDVESLDELKQWDLNILEEGNISGLNGILLGAAADKGLKGTCLLGEMPHVFSQLPFPKASLAVLESFKLISGIDIDTTELAEQGKEVEQRLGELLSRVEQSMGEQQPESYEEAYQAEPPEEPKLTPEEEQNIENLFAQAEQDRSKAYELKQELDRLDLFKDYEDRFLDLFKNNK; from the coding sequence ATGATAGACGATACCGAAGAATTGTCAGATCCCTGGTTGATTGCAGTTTGGCCGGGAATGGGGAATGTTGGTTTGAGCGCTGGTTATTACCTGATGGCGAAGTTGGGGATGGAGCTGCTTGCGGAGTATTCCCCGCCGGAATATTTTGATGTCGATCATGTGGATGTGAAGCGTGGTCTGATTCGCACGGGGGTTCGTCCCCGCAGTCGTTTTTTTCTCTGGAAAGATCCACGGGGAAAACATGATCTGGTCGTATTGATTGGGGAGGCGCAGCCTCAATTTGGCAAGTACAGCTACTGCCAGAAACTGATTGCCTATGCACAGAATGATCTAGGGATTCAACGCGTCTTGACCTTTGCCGCGATGGCTACCGCCATGCATCCCGATCATGAATCGCGGGTGTTTAGCGCTGTCACTGATGTTGAGAGTCTGGATGAGTTGAAACAATGGGACTTGAATATTTTGGAAGAGGGGAACATCAGTGGTTTAAACGGGATTTTGCTGGGGGCCGCCGCCGATAAGGGGCTTAAAGGGACTTGTCTTTTGGGCGAGATGCCGCATGTTTTTTCTCAGCTCCCGTTTCCCAAGGCGTCTTTGGCAGTTCTGGAGTCGTTCAAATTGATTTCCGGAATTGACATCGATACCACAGAGCTGGCCGAGCAGGGAAAGGAAGTGGAGCAACGACTGGGCGAACTGCTATCGCGTGTTGAACAATCAATGGGCGAACAACAGCCAGAATCCTATGAAGAAGCTTATCAAGCTGAGCCTCCGGAAGAACCAAAGCTGACACCTGAGGAAGAGCAAAACATTGAGAACTTGTTTGCCCAGGCGGAGCAGGATCGTTCTAAAGCCTATGAGCTGAAACAGGAACTGGACCGACTGGATTTGTTCAAAGACTATGAAGATCGTTTTCTGGATCTGTTTAAGAATAACAAATAA
- a CDS encoding amidohydrolase, whose amino-acid sequence MRLNLNKQLLWAGCVLVLLHSNMGCLASAAEKSATKLTESQQTAVDNVTQRAEELKAVNQSIWNYAEVGLQETKSSQLLIEKLKADGFTIKSGVADMPTAFVASYGSGKPVIGILAEYDALPGLSQQAVPYRETQADGGAGHACGHSGLGTAALGAALAVKEAIDKHQLKGTVRLYGTPAEETGLGKVYMLLDGQFKDLDICLHWHPANNTNVHLGSSKALVSVKFTFTGLPAHASVSPESGVSALDAVELMNTGVNYMREHVKEDARMHYVIIDGGGQPNVVPAKATVWYYVRANTHEDLERNYRWVVDIAKGAALMTRTKLKIDVDTDNHELIPNTPLSEMIHQKLTTIGPPEFSAEEKAFARRIQQPLIEEFGQTFPVAIDSRVHTLVESRTSSKGSTDVGDISWHIPTGGLRTTCFAAGNPGHSWQNVACIGSSIGEKGILYAAQALAASTVELLENPALVTEAKADFDQRMQKRKYITLIPKGQKPPVKIR is encoded by the coding sequence ATGCGATTGAACCTGAATAAACAACTGTTGTGGGCTGGATGTGTCCTGGTTTTGCTGCACTCGAATATGGGTTGTCTTGCTTCCGCTGCGGAAAAGTCTGCTACGAAGCTGACTGAGTCTCAGCAGACGGCTGTCGATAATGTGACTCAACGGGCAGAAGAACTGAAAGCCGTCAATCAGTCGATCTGGAATTATGCGGAGGTCGGCTTGCAGGAAACGAAGTCATCGCAGCTCTTAATCGAGAAGCTGAAGGCGGATGGATTCACGATCAAAAGTGGTGTGGCAGATATGCCGACCGCATTTGTGGCCAGTTACGGGAGCGGCAAGCCGGTGATTGGGATTCTGGCGGAGTATGATGCGTTACCCGGCTTGTCACAGCAAGCAGTTCCTTATCGCGAAACTCAAGCAGACGGTGGAGCGGGGCATGCCTGTGGTCATAGTGGTTTGGGAACAGCCGCTCTGGGAGCAGCGCTGGCGGTGAAAGAGGCGATCGACAAGCATCAGCTCAAAGGAACGGTTCGTCTGTATGGAACGCCGGCAGAAGAGACGGGACTGGGAAAAGTTTACATGCTGCTCGACGGGCAGTTCAAGGATCTGGATATCTGCCTGCACTGGCATCCTGCGAATAATACGAACGTGCATCTGGGGAGTTCCAAAGCGCTGGTTTCAGTCAAGTTTACATTCACCGGTCTGCCGGCGCATGCTTCAGTGAGCCCGGAAAGTGGTGTGAGTGCCCTGGATGCAGTTGAGCTGATGAATACCGGCGTGAATTATATGCGGGAACATGTGAAAGAAGACGCGCGGATGCATTATGTGATTATTGATGGGGGAGGTCAGCCGAACGTGGTGCCGGCGAAAGCAACGGTCTGGTATTACGTGCGGGCGAATACGCATGAGGATCTGGAACGTAATTATCGTTGGGTCGTTGATATCGCCAAAGGGGCGGCGTTGATGACGCGGACGAAACTGAAAATCGACGTCGATACCGACAATCACGAACTGATTCCCAATACGCCTTTATCGGAAATGATTCATCAAAAATTGACGACGATCGGACCACCGGAGTTTTCCGCGGAAGAAAAAGCCTTCGCACGGCGGATTCAACAACCGCTGATTGAAGAATTCGGTCAAACTTTCCCCGTCGCGATTGACAGCCGCGTGCATACGCTGGTCGAGTCCAGAACATCATCGAAAGGTTCAACCGATGTGGGAGATATCAGCTGGCATATTCCGACCGGGGGACTGCGGACGACCTGTTTTGCAGCAGGGAACCCGGGGCATAGCTGGCAGAACGTTGCCTGTATTGGTTCATCCATTGGTGAAAAAGGGATTTTATATGCGGCTCAGGCCTTGGCGGCTTCCACTGTGGAGTTGCTGGAAAACCCGGCGTTGGTGACGGAAGCGAAAGCGGACTTTGATCAACGTATGCAAAAGCGAAAATATATTACACTGATTCCCAAGGGACAAAAGCCGCCTGTAAAAATTCGGTAG
- a CDS encoding methionine adenosyltransferase — protein MQNFNLALSGTVATPEQQTEFVERKGIGHPDTICDGIAESISIDLSQAYFEMIGRVLHHNIDKGLLVAGQTTPALGGGIVNEPMRLVIGDRATAECDGYRISTDEIAINSAKRWIQDNLRHVNPEKHLIFQNELKAGSPELTDIFARNLLSANDTSAAVGYAPLSETEQLVLATEQRINSEEFKVEYPDTGEDVKVMGVRRDRSLYLTVAIAMVDYHFKDAKQYFDRKQELQQELIQYLEPQLKELDQVQLEINTLDDPERGSGGMYLTVLGTSAEGADGGQVGRGNRVNGLITLNRPMSTEAAAGKNPVSHVGKIYNVLSHYLADQIYNSIPPVKEVCVRLCSQIGREISDPWMMSVEVILTANTSLSDVEPAIQEILQKELAGMDDFVLRLSRGEFSVY, from the coding sequence ATGCAAAACTTCAATCTGGCACTGTCGGGAACGGTTGCGACTCCTGAACAACAGACCGAATTTGTCGAACGCAAGGGGATCGGACATCCAGATACGATTTGTGACGGGATTGCCGAGTCGATTTCCATCGATTTATCTCAGGCCTATTTTGAAATGATCGGCCGTGTGTTACATCATAATATTGATAAAGGGCTACTGGTCGCCGGGCAGACAACTCCTGCTCTGGGCGGGGGGATAGTGAATGAACCGATGCGTCTGGTGATTGGGGATCGTGCCACCGCAGAATGCGACGGTTACCGGATTTCGACAGACGAGATCGCGATTAACAGTGCAAAGAGATGGATCCAGGATAATTTACGACATGTGAATCCAGAGAAGCATCTGATCTTTCAAAATGAATTGAAAGCCGGTTCCCCGGAACTGACCGATATCTTTGCCCGGAATTTACTCTCTGCCAATGATACGTCCGCCGCGGTAGGCTATGCACCTTTATCGGAGACCGAACAACTGGTGTTGGCAACGGAACAGCGGATCAATTCTGAGGAATTCAAAGTTGAATATCCGGATACAGGGGAAGATGTCAAAGTGATGGGGGTCCGACGCGATCGCAGTTTATATCTGACGGTTGCTATTGCGATGGTCGATTATCATTTCAAAGATGCAAAGCAGTATTTCGACCGGAAACAGGAGCTGCAACAAGAGTTGATTCAATATTTAGAGCCTCAACTGAAAGAGCTGGATCAGGTTCAACTTGAAATCAATACGCTCGATGATCCGGAGCGTGGCTCAGGGGGGATGTATCTGACTGTGTTGGGGACTTCAGCAGAAGGGGCCGATGGGGGGCAGGTTGGGCGTGGAAATCGGGTGAATGGTTTAATTACCTTGAATCGTCCCATGAGTACGGAAGCAGCCGCGGGCAAAAATCCGGTCAGCCACGTCGGTAAGATTTATAATGTATTGAGCCATTATCTCGCGGACCAGATCTACAATTCCATCCCGCCTGTGAAAGAGGTCTGCGTCAGGCTCTGTAGTCAGATCGGACGTGAAATCAGTGATCCCTGGATGATGAGCGTGGAAGTGATCTTAACCGCGAATACCAGTCTGTCGGATGTTGAGCCGGCAATTCAGGAGATCCTTCAGAAAGAGCTGGCGGGGATGGACGATTTTGTTCTACGGCTTTCGAGGGGAGAGTTCAGCGTTTATTAA